A stretch of DNA from Methylogaea oryzae:
TGGTCTTGGCCTACCAGGTCTGGTCCCTGTGGCTGGACAAGGTGGTGGAAGACCGCATCGACGAAGAATTGGGCGTGCGCCACGAGGATTGATCGCCGCGCCCGTTGCTTCTTGCCGCTTAACCCGACCGGTAGCCGACATGTCCCACGAAGAAAAAATCTACGACATCCCGCCCCAAACGGCGCAACGCGCCCATATTTCCGCCGACCGTTACGAGGAAATGTACCGGCGCTCCATCGCCGAGCCGGAAGCCTTCTGGGCCGAGCAGGCCCAGGCGTTTTTGCAGTGGGACGCACCGTTCGGCAAGGTATTGGAATCGGACTTCTTCAAGGGGCATATCCGCTGGTTCGAGGGCGGCAAGCTCAATGTGGCGGCCAACTGCCTGGATCGCCACCTGGCTGCGCGGGGCGACCAAGTCGCCATTATCTGGGAAGGCGACGACCCGGCCATGGACCGCCAAATCACCTACCGCGAGCTGCACGAAGAAGTATGCCGCTTCGCCAACGCGCTGAAGTCGCTCGGCGCGGCCAAGGGCGACCGCGTCTGCATTTACATGCCCATGATCCCGGAAGCGGCGGTAGCCATGCTGGCCTGCGCCCGCATCGGCGCCATCCACTCGGTGGTGTTCGGCGGCTTCTCCGCCGAAGCCTTGCACAGCCGCATCCAGGACGCCGATTGCCGGTTCCTGGTCACCGCCGACCAAAGCCGGCGCGGCGGCAAGCAAATCCCCTTGAAAGCCAACGCCGACGCCGCCCTGGCCGAGTGCCCCGGCGTCAAGCACATGGTGGTGGTGAAGAACACCGGCGCCGCGGTGGACTGGCACGACGGCCGCGATGTCTGGTATCACGAAGCCATGGCGCAGGCCTCGCCGGACTGCCCGGCCGAATCCATGGACGCGGAAGACCCGCTGTTCATCCTCTACACCTCCGGGTCCACCGGCAAGCCGAAAGGCGTACTGCACACCACGGCGGGCTATTTGCTGCATGCCGCCATCAGCCACAAATACATCTTCGACTACCACGACGGCGACATCTACTGGTGCACCGCCGACGTCGGCTGGGTCACCGGCCATAGCTACATCGTCTACGGCCCCTTGTGCAACGGCGCCACCACGCTGATGTTCGAAGGCGTGCCCACCTACCCCGACGCCGGGCGCTTCTGGCAGGTGGTGGACAAGCACCGGGTCAACATCTTCTACACCGCCCCGACGGCGATCCGCGCCCTCATGGGCGTGGGCGACGACTGGGTGAAAAAGGCCGACCGCTCCAGCCTGCGCCTGCTGGGCTCGGTGGGCGAACCCATCAACCCGGAAGCCTGGGAGTGGTATTACCACACGGTGGGAGACGCCCGCTGCCCGGTGGTGGACACCTGGTGGCAGACGGAAACCGGCGGCATCATGATCACCCCCCTGCCCGGCGCCATCCGCACCAAGCCGGGCTCGGCCACCCTGCCCTTCTTCGGCGTGGTGCCCTCCATCGTCGACGGCCAGGGCAATGCCCTGGAAGGCGCCGCCGAGGGCGTGTTGTGCATCGACCGGCCTTGGCCGGGCCAGGCCCGCACCGTGTACGGCGACCACCAGCGTTTCATCGACACGTACTTTTCCGCCTACAAGGGCAAATACTTCACCGGCGACGGCGCGCGCCGCGACAAGGACGGTTATTACTGGATCACGGGACGGGTGGACGACGTGCTCAACGTCTCCGGCCACAGATTAGGCACGGCGGAGATCGAAAGCGCCCTGGTGCTGCACCACGCCGTGGCGGAAGCCGCCGTGGTAGGCTACCCGCACGACGTCAAAGGCCAAGGCATTTACGCCTATGTCACCCTGAAAACCGGCGTGGCCCCCAGCGAAGCGCTGAAAAAAGAACTGATCAACACCGTGCGGGAAGAAATCGGCCCCATCGCCACCCCCGACCTGATCCAATGGGCGCCGGGCCTGCCGAAGACCCGCTCCGGCAAGATCATGCGCCGCATCCTGCGCAAAGTGGCGGCCAACAGCCTGGGGGAACTGGGCGACACCTCCACGCTGGCCGATCCGGGCGTGGTGGAGGAACTGATCAATAATCGGGAGAATCGTTGAAACGGTTTTTGTGACAAAGCCCTCGGCTTCCCCGTCGAGCAGAGGGCGACGAACCCGCCCAACGCGCGGCCCGATACGACGCCGGCCAAGCGCAAGCCATTCCCGGCGGGGCAGTCGCGAAGGAAGCACGCGCACCGCTGCGGTGAAACACCGCTTTCTTCCCGAAACGGCAGCCGAATATCGGGATGCCGTCGGGCGCGTCCTTACCAATCACGGTCTTCGCCCATCGCCTAGCGGCTATCTTCCCCAAGCCGCCCAAAGGCGAACCACCAGCCGATTTTGGCCGATTTGCGGAACAGCACCGTGCGGGCTTGGCCGTGGAAGCTGTAGGTTTCCACGCCTTCCTCGCGGGACAACATGTCGTCGAACGCCGGCCCCAGTTCCGCGCCGAGCTTTTTCGGCTCGGTGAAGATGAGCTGGCTGTCGTGGTGCAAAGCGCCCTTGGGCGTGCCGTCCACGGCGTAGAACACGGCGCCGCCGTCCAGGCCCATTTCCTGTTTCAACTGTTCGCTGAGGCGGTCCAAATAAACCGAAGCGCCGAACGCGCCCGCCACGCCGCCATCCCGCCGCCGCACCGGCACGGCGACGACGGCGACGTTTTTGCCGGTGGACTTGCTCACCACCAAATCGCCCATGACCGCCTGCCCGGCCATGAGCTTGGGCCAATAGGGCCGATCCGCCAAATTGCCTTCCGCGCGGCCGGCGTCCAACGTCGCATAGGAGCCGTCCGGCCAGGCGAACCAATAAGCCGCCGCCACATTGCGCCCCGCCACGGCCGCCAAGCGCTCGCGGGTTTGCGGCCAGCGGCCGGTTCCGCCGGCCGCCAAGCCCTGCAAATCGTCGGACAGCTTTTGCAAATGGCTTTCGGTCAGCGCCATCAGCGCGGCCAGCGCCACTTTGCCGTCCACGGTAACGGCCGCCACCGGAGCCGGCTGGGACGCCGGCTGCGGCTGTTGGGCGCAACCGCCGGCCAGCACGGCCAGCAACGCCAGAATCGAGACGCCCGGCCAAGGCCGGGCGGAATGGGGCGAGAAAGCGAACATGGTTTTCTCCTGCGGGGAATGGCTGGGACGCGCCGAAGAACCGGCACCGGCCTTGAGCGCGGGGCAAACTAACCATAGTCCAATTCCGCCGCCGGAAAGCGGCCGCAAAAAAGGCCGCGCTGGGCGGCCTTTTGCGAATTTCCCGCAGCTTAGAATGGGATATCGTCGTCGAAATCGTCCAAGCCGCCGCTGAAGCCGGGCTCCGGAGCTTGCGCTTGCGGACGGCCCTGGGGCGCACGGTTGCCGGAAGATCGCGGCTGCGGCGGACTGTACGGCGCGCCGTAATCGTCCGATTCGCGACCGCCGCCGCCACCGCCGCCGCCCTTGCCGTCCAGCATCTGCATCTGGTCGCCGACGATTTCGGTGGTGTAACGATCCTGGCCGTCCTTATCCTGCCACTTGCGAGTGCGCAACTGGCCTTCCACGTAGATCTTGCTGCCCTTGCGCAGGTATTCGCCGCAAATCTCGGCGGTGCGCTGATAAAACGTCACCCGGTGCCACTCGGTGCGCTCCTGCTGTTGGCCGGTCTGCTTGTCCTTCCAGGCATCCGTGGTAGCAACCCGCAGGGTGGCCACGGCGCCGCCGTTGGGCATGTAACGGACTTCCGGATCGGCCCCCAGGTTGCCGATGAGGATGACCTTGTTCAGTGTGCCTTTTGCCATGCTGCTCCCCGCGTTGTGATTTAAAACGGCAACTTGTCTGTACCTGCGTAGAAGCGGCGCTTAGCCGCGACGTGTGGATGCACGAACGTCGCGGCCAAGAGCCGCTCCCAGCTAAAGCCTATATCTTACTCAATTCCACCACCGCCGCCTGCAAGGCGTCTTCGTCCAGCTTGTCGCCGTCCACCTTCAGATAGGCCACGCCGTCCTCGGCCACCACCACGGCTTCCGCCACGCCGGCGATGGCGCCCAGCTTGGCGGAGCCGGCTGCCGCCCGCTCCGGGCTGATGTCGCCCAGATGCACCAGCCGGCTGCGCAGATGGCGCGGCGGCCGCATGAAAGCCGCCACCAGCAGCCATGACAGGGCCACCGCCGCGCAGGCCAGGTAGACGTATTCGATGCCGAAGCGGCCGTATATCCAGCCGCCGCCCGTGCCGCCGAAAAACGCGC
This window harbors:
- the acs gene encoding acetate--CoA ligase; this encodes MSHEEKIYDIPPQTAQRAHISADRYEEMYRRSIAEPEAFWAEQAQAFLQWDAPFGKVLESDFFKGHIRWFEGGKLNVAANCLDRHLAARGDQVAIIWEGDDPAMDRQITYRELHEEVCRFANALKSLGAAKGDRVCIYMPMIPEAAVAMLACARIGAIHSVVFGGFSAEALHSRIQDADCRFLVTADQSRRGGKQIPLKANADAALAECPGVKHMVVVKNTGAAVDWHDGRDVWYHEAMAQASPDCPAESMDAEDPLFILYTSGSTGKPKGVLHTTAGYLLHAAISHKYIFDYHDGDIYWCTADVGWVTGHSYIVYGPLCNGATTLMFEGVPTYPDAGRFWQVVDKHRVNIFYTAPTAIRALMGVGDDWVKKADRSSLRLLGSVGEPINPEAWEWYYHTVGDARCPVVDTWWQTETGGIMITPLPGAIRTKPGSATLPFFGVVPSIVDGQGNALEGAAEGVLCIDRPWPGQARTVYGDHQRFIDTYFSAYKGKYFTGDGARRDKDGYYWITGRVDDVLNVSGHRLGTAEIESALVLHHAVAEAAVVGYPHDVKGQGIYAYVTLKTGVAPSEALKKELINTVREEIGPIATPDLIQWAPGLPKTRSGKIMRRILRKVAANSLGELGDTSTLADPGVVEELINNRENR
- the ssb gene encoding single-stranded DNA-binding protein, which produces MAKGTLNKVILIGNLGADPEVRYMPNGGAVATLRVATTDAWKDKQTGQQQERTEWHRVTFYQRTAEICGEYLRKGSKIYVEGQLRTRKWQDKDGQDRYTTEIVGDQMQMLDGKGGGGGGGGRESDDYGAPYSPPQPRSSGNRAPQGRPQAQAPEPGFSGGLDDFDDDIPF